One Helianthus annuus cultivar XRQ/B chromosome 12, HanXRQr2.0-SUNRISE, whole genome shotgun sequence genomic region harbors:
- the LOC110894340 gene encoding uncharacterized protein LOC110894340 isoform X1 — protein sequence MKVAVVGAGISGLVSAYVLAKSGAEVILYEKQGHLGGHAKTVLVDGIDLDLGFMVFNGVTSPNMMELFKTLEVDMEVSDMSFSVSLDDGHGYEWGTRNGLSSLFSQKKNLLNPRFWNMMFWEVTKFKTDALRYLEDNQDTSHRETLQGFIKSHGYSESFQKAYLVPMCYSIWPYPAEQILDFSAFLVLSSLRSQHMLQVFGRPQWITVRSRSRTFVTKVKEDLERKGCQIRIGCGVQSVSKFESGWVISCEDGSQEKFSGCIIATHAPDALTLLGEQASYEEKTILGAFNYVYSDMFLHRDAKLMPRNQTTWSAWNFRETVDNKVCLTYWLNAIQNIDDKGLPFLVTINPPQTPESTVLKWSTGYPVPSLAASKASLELHTIQGKRNIVFCGAYQGYGFNEDGVKLLQAGIVAANTMLNKSYDILNNPNQMVPTFMEANARSLIVKFLRNYITLGTLILIEEGGTVFKFEGSKKKSSLKVHLKVHSPQLYWKLATKGGIGLAEAYINGDFSVIDENDRVLNLLLLLSPRFRERKWWTPIFKTATAKYFYHQVMRKNTITQARNNISAHYDLSNEHFSLFLDETMTYSCAIFKSEDEDLKTAQLRKLHSLIEKARVEKHHEVLDIGCGWGSLAIELVKKTGCKYTGITLSKEQIEYAERKVKEANLQDRIKFLLRDYRQIPDAFKYDRIISCEAIEHFGHEYYEEFFGCCESALVEDGIFVLQTIAVQDRRYDEFRKRRDFIKEYIFPGGNLPSLSRLISAMSASSKLCVDHVEQIDRLNYYQTLRCWRANFMKNQSKILALGFNQDFIRTWEYYFDYCAAGFKIGIVLDYQVVFSRPGKR from the exons ATGAAAGTGGCAGTTGTTGGTGCGGGTATAAGCGGGTTGGTATCCGCATACGTTTTGGCAAAGTCAGGGGCGGAAGTGATACTATACGAGAAGCAGGGTCACCTTGGTGGTCATGCAAAGACCGTGCTTGTGGATGGCATTGATCTGGACCTGGGATTCATGGTCTTCAATGGG GTGACGTCTCCCAACATGATGGAGCTGTTTAAGACACTTGAAGTTGATATGGAGGTTTCTGATATGTCATTCTCAGTGAGCTTAGACGATGGTCATGGCTATGAATGGGGCACTAGAAATGGTTTGTCAAGTTTGTTTTCACAAAAGAAGAATCTACTGAATCCTCGCTTTTGGAACATGATGTTCTGGGAAGTAACCAAGTTTAAAACTGATGCTTTGAG GTACCTAGAAGACAACCAAGATACAAGTCACCGTGAAACATTGCAAGGCTTCATCAAGTCGCATGGTTACTCTGAATCATTCCAAAAGGCTTATCTT GTACCAATGTGCTATTCAATTTGGCCTTACCCTGCGGAACAAATCTTAGATTTCTCTGCATTTTTAGTTCTCTCTTCCCTTCGCAGTCAGCACATGCTTCAG GTTTTTGGTCGCCCTCAATGGATTACGGTCAGAAGTCGTTCACGTACTTTTGTTACAAAG GTCAAAGAGGATCTGGAACGTAAAGGCTGCCAAATAAGAATAGGTTGCGGAGTTCAATCCGTGTCAAAATTTGAAAGTG GTTGGGTGATAAGCTGTGAAGATGGCTCTCAAGAAAAATTTAGTGGATGCATCATAGCCACACATGCCCCAGATGCTCTCACATTGCTAGGAGAACAAGCTTCATATGAAGAAAAAACAATTCTTGGCGCTTTTAATTATGTCTATAG TGATATGTTTCTACATCGTGACGCAAAATTAATGCCCCGAAACCAAACAACATGGAGCGCATGGAACTTCCGTGAAACGGTGGATAACAAAGTATGCTTAACTTACTGGCTCAATGCGATCCAG AACATTGATGACAAGGGACTACCTTTTCTTGTTACAATTAACCCGCCCCAAACTCCAGAGAGTACGGTACTTAAGTGGTCAACTGGATATCCAGTTCCATCGCTTGCTGCATCAAAGGCTTCACTTGAGCTTCATACCATTCAAGGAAAGAGAAACATTGTGTTTTGTGGAGCTTACCAAG GTTATGGATTCAATGAGGATGGAGTGAAG TTGTTGCAGGCCGGCATTGTTGCAGCAAACACAATGCTTAATAAGAGTTATGATATTCTCAACAACCCTAATCAGATGGTACCCACTTTCATGGAAGCCAATGCACGATCGTTGATTGTTAAGTTTCTTCGAAATTACATTACCCTTGGAACTTTAAT TTTAATTGAAGAAGGGGGTACAGTGTTCAAGTTTGAAGGGAGCAAAAAGAAAAGTTCGTTAAAAGTTCATTTAAAAGTTCACAGTCCCCAACTTTATTGGAAG CTTGCCACAAAAGGTGGTATAGGTCTTGCTGAGGCCTACATAAATGGAGACTTCTCCGTCATTGATGAAAATGACCGTGTTCTGAATCTGTTACTG CTTTTGAGCCCACGGTTTAGGGAAAG GAAATGGTGGACACCAATATTTAAAACAGCAACTGCAAAGTATTTCTATCATCAAGTAATGAGGAAAAATACTATTACTCAAGCGCGCAATAATATTTCTGCCCATTATGATCTG AGTAACGAACACTTTTCTCTCTTCTTGGATGAGACCATGACATACTCTTGTGCAATATTCAAG AGCGAGGATGAAGACTTGAAAACCGCACAATTGAGAAAATTACATTCCTTGATTGAGAAG GCAAGAGTTGAAAAACACCATGAAGTACTTGACATAGGATGTGGTTGGGGGAGTTTAGCTATTGAACTAGTAAAAAAAACGGGATGCAAATACACCGGAATCACCCTCTCAAAAGAGCAAATTGAATATGCGGAAAGGAAAGTGAAAGAAGCTAATCTACAG GACCGAATCAAATTTCTACTACGTGACTATAGGCAGATACCTGATGCTTTTAAATACGACAGGATAATAAGCTG TGAGGCGATAGAGCATTTTGGCCATGAATACTATGAAGAGTTTTTTGGATGTTGTGAATCCGCATTGGTAGAGGATGGGATTTTCGTACTACAG ACAATAGCAGTTCAAGACAGAAGGTATGACGAGTTCAGGAAGAGACGAGACTTTATTAAGGAATACATATTTCCAGGAGGCAACCTGCCTTCACTTAGCAGATTGATATCAGCCATGTCTGCGTCATCCAAATTATG TGTGGATCATGTGGAACAGATAGACAGACTTAATTATTACCAAACACTCAGATGCTGGAGAGCTAACTTCATGAAAAACCAAAG CAAAATCCTTGCTTTGGGCTTCAACCAAGATTTCATCCGTACTTGGGAGTACTATTTTGACTATTGTGCTGCTGGCTTCAAGATTGGGATAGTTTTGGATTACCAG GTTGTGTTCTCGCGGCCTGGAAAACGTTAG
- the LOC110894340 gene encoding uncharacterized protein LOC110894340 isoform X2: MKVAVVGAGISGLVSAYVLAKSGAEVILYEKQGHLGGHAKTVLVDGIDLDLGFMVFNGVTSPNMMELFKTLEVDMEVSDMSFSVSLDDGHGYEWGTRNGLSSLFSQKKNLLNPRFWNMMFWEVTKFKTDALRYLEDNQDTSHRETLQGFIKSHGYSESFQKAYLVPMCYSIWPYPAEQILDFSAFLVLSSLRSQHMLQVFGRPQWITVRSRSRTFVTKVKEDLERKGCQIRIGCGVQSVSKFESGWVISCEDGSQEKFSGCIIATHAPDALTLLGEQASYEEKTILGAFNYVYSDMFLHRDAKLMPRNQTTWSAWNFRETVDNKVCLTYWLNAIQNIDDKGLPFLVTINPPQTPESTVLKWSTGYPVPSLAASKASLELHTIQGKRNIVFCGAYQGYGFNEDGVKAGIVAANTMLNKSYDILNNPNQMVPTFMEANARSLIVKFLRNYITLGTLILIEEGGTVFKFEGSKKKSSLKVHLKVHSPQLYWKLATKGGIGLAEAYINGDFSVIDENDRVLNLLLLLSPRFRERKWWTPIFKTATAKYFYHQVMRKNTITQARNNISAHYDLSNEHFSLFLDETMTYSCAIFKSEDEDLKTAQLRKLHSLIEKARVEKHHEVLDIGCGWGSLAIELVKKTGCKYTGITLSKEQIEYAERKVKEANLQDRIKFLLRDYRQIPDAFKYDRIISCEAIEHFGHEYYEEFFGCCESALVEDGIFVLQTIAVQDRRYDEFRKRRDFIKEYIFPGGNLPSLSRLISAMSASSKLCVDHVEQIDRLNYYQTLRCWRANFMKNQSKILALGFNQDFIRTWEYYFDYCAAGFKIGIVLDYQVVFSRPGKR, encoded by the exons ATGAAAGTGGCAGTTGTTGGTGCGGGTATAAGCGGGTTGGTATCCGCATACGTTTTGGCAAAGTCAGGGGCGGAAGTGATACTATACGAGAAGCAGGGTCACCTTGGTGGTCATGCAAAGACCGTGCTTGTGGATGGCATTGATCTGGACCTGGGATTCATGGTCTTCAATGGG GTGACGTCTCCCAACATGATGGAGCTGTTTAAGACACTTGAAGTTGATATGGAGGTTTCTGATATGTCATTCTCAGTGAGCTTAGACGATGGTCATGGCTATGAATGGGGCACTAGAAATGGTTTGTCAAGTTTGTTTTCACAAAAGAAGAATCTACTGAATCCTCGCTTTTGGAACATGATGTTCTGGGAAGTAACCAAGTTTAAAACTGATGCTTTGAG GTACCTAGAAGACAACCAAGATACAAGTCACCGTGAAACATTGCAAGGCTTCATCAAGTCGCATGGTTACTCTGAATCATTCCAAAAGGCTTATCTT GTACCAATGTGCTATTCAATTTGGCCTTACCCTGCGGAACAAATCTTAGATTTCTCTGCATTTTTAGTTCTCTCTTCCCTTCGCAGTCAGCACATGCTTCAG GTTTTTGGTCGCCCTCAATGGATTACGGTCAGAAGTCGTTCACGTACTTTTGTTACAAAG GTCAAAGAGGATCTGGAACGTAAAGGCTGCCAAATAAGAATAGGTTGCGGAGTTCAATCCGTGTCAAAATTTGAAAGTG GTTGGGTGATAAGCTGTGAAGATGGCTCTCAAGAAAAATTTAGTGGATGCATCATAGCCACACATGCCCCAGATGCTCTCACATTGCTAGGAGAACAAGCTTCATATGAAGAAAAAACAATTCTTGGCGCTTTTAATTATGTCTATAG TGATATGTTTCTACATCGTGACGCAAAATTAATGCCCCGAAACCAAACAACATGGAGCGCATGGAACTTCCGTGAAACGGTGGATAACAAAGTATGCTTAACTTACTGGCTCAATGCGATCCAG AACATTGATGACAAGGGACTACCTTTTCTTGTTACAATTAACCCGCCCCAAACTCCAGAGAGTACGGTACTTAAGTGGTCAACTGGATATCCAGTTCCATCGCTTGCTGCATCAAAGGCTTCACTTGAGCTTCATACCATTCAAGGAAAGAGAAACATTGTGTTTTGTGGAGCTTACCAAG GTTATGGATTCAATGAGGATGGAGTGAAG GCCGGCATTGTTGCAGCAAACACAATGCTTAATAAGAGTTATGATATTCTCAACAACCCTAATCAGATGGTACCCACTTTCATGGAAGCCAATGCACGATCGTTGATTGTTAAGTTTCTTCGAAATTACATTACCCTTGGAACTTTAAT TTTAATTGAAGAAGGGGGTACAGTGTTCAAGTTTGAAGGGAGCAAAAAGAAAAGTTCGTTAAAAGTTCATTTAAAAGTTCACAGTCCCCAACTTTATTGGAAG CTTGCCACAAAAGGTGGTATAGGTCTTGCTGAGGCCTACATAAATGGAGACTTCTCCGTCATTGATGAAAATGACCGTGTTCTGAATCTGTTACTG CTTTTGAGCCCACGGTTTAGGGAAAG GAAATGGTGGACACCAATATTTAAAACAGCAACTGCAAAGTATTTCTATCATCAAGTAATGAGGAAAAATACTATTACTCAAGCGCGCAATAATATTTCTGCCCATTATGATCTG AGTAACGAACACTTTTCTCTCTTCTTGGATGAGACCATGACATACTCTTGTGCAATATTCAAG AGCGAGGATGAAGACTTGAAAACCGCACAATTGAGAAAATTACATTCCTTGATTGAGAAG GCAAGAGTTGAAAAACACCATGAAGTACTTGACATAGGATGTGGTTGGGGGAGTTTAGCTATTGAACTAGTAAAAAAAACGGGATGCAAATACACCGGAATCACCCTCTCAAAAGAGCAAATTGAATATGCGGAAAGGAAAGTGAAAGAAGCTAATCTACAG GACCGAATCAAATTTCTACTACGTGACTATAGGCAGATACCTGATGCTTTTAAATACGACAGGATAATAAGCTG TGAGGCGATAGAGCATTTTGGCCATGAATACTATGAAGAGTTTTTTGGATGTTGTGAATCCGCATTGGTAGAGGATGGGATTTTCGTACTACAG ACAATAGCAGTTCAAGACAGAAGGTATGACGAGTTCAGGAAGAGACGAGACTTTATTAAGGAATACATATTTCCAGGAGGCAACCTGCCTTCACTTAGCAGATTGATATCAGCCATGTCTGCGTCATCCAAATTATG TGTGGATCATGTGGAACAGATAGACAGACTTAATTATTACCAAACACTCAGATGCTGGAGAGCTAACTTCATGAAAAACCAAAG CAAAATCCTTGCTTTGGGCTTCAACCAAGATTTCATCCGTACTTGGGAGTACTATTTTGACTATTGTGCTGCTGGCTTCAAGATTGGGATAGTTTTGGATTACCAG GTTGTGTTCTCGCGGCCTGGAAAACGTTAG